Proteins encoded in a region of the Nocardia asteroides genome:
- a CDS encoding glutamate synthase subunit beta, whose amino-acid sequence MADPQGFLKHTSRELPKRRPVPLRLMDWKEVYEENFSHQTLRTQASRCMDCGIPFCHNGCPLGNLIPEWNDLVYKDHWREGIDRLHATNNFPEFTGRLCPAPCEASCVLGINQDPVTIKQVEVEIIENAFDEGWVTPVYPTRLTGKKVAVVGSGPAGLAAAQQLTRAGHTVTVFERADRIGGLLRYGIPEFKMEKRFIDRRLAQMEAEGTIFKTGVNVGVDITAEQLRERYDAIVLAGGATLARDLPIPGRDLDGIHQAMEFLPWANRVQHGDDVTDEEGLPPIHAKGKKVVIIGGGDTGADCLGTSHRQGAASVHQFEIMPRPPEERADSTPWPTYPLMYRVSSAHEEGGERVFSVNTERFVGADGKVTGLDAHEVKMVNGRFEKVEGTDFTLEADLVLLAMGFVGPEKPGLLTDLGVGYDQRGNVQRDKNWATNVPGVFVAGDMGRGQSLIVWAIAEGRAAAAGVDRYLEGETALPAPITPTMVAQR is encoded by the coding sequence GTGGCTGACCCCCAGGGTTTTCTGAAGCACACTTCACGGGAACTGCCCAAGCGGCGACCGGTGCCGCTGCGCCTGATGGACTGGAAAGAGGTCTACGAGGAGAACTTCTCCCATCAGACCCTGCGCACCCAGGCCAGCCGGTGCATGGACTGCGGTATCCCGTTCTGTCACAACGGCTGTCCGCTGGGGAACCTGATCCCCGAGTGGAACGACTTGGTCTACAAGGACCACTGGCGCGAAGGCATCGACCGGCTGCACGCGACCAACAACTTCCCGGAGTTCACCGGGCGGTTGTGCCCCGCGCCGTGTGAGGCGTCCTGCGTGCTCGGTATCAACCAGGATCCGGTCACGATCAAGCAGGTCGAGGTCGAGATCATCGAGAACGCCTTCGACGAGGGCTGGGTGACCCCGGTCTACCCGACCCGCCTGACCGGCAAGAAGGTCGCCGTCGTCGGTTCCGGCCCGGCCGGTCTGGCCGCCGCGCAGCAGTTGACCCGCGCCGGGCACACCGTGACCGTGTTCGAGCGGGCCGACCGCATCGGAGGTCTGCTGCGCTACGGCATCCCGGAATTCAAGATGGAGAAGCGCTTCATCGACCGCCGTCTGGCGCAGATGGAGGCCGAGGGCACCATCTTCAAGACCGGCGTGAACGTGGGCGTGGACATCACCGCCGAGCAGCTGCGCGAGCGGTACGACGCGATCGTGCTCGCCGGTGGCGCCACCCTGGCGCGTGACCTGCCGATCCCGGGCCGCGACCTGGACGGTATCCACCAGGCCATGGAGTTCCTGCCCTGGGCCAACCGGGTGCAGCACGGCGACGACGTCACCGACGAGGAGGGGCTGCCGCCCATCCACGCGAAGGGCAAGAAGGTCGTCATCATCGGCGGTGGCGACACCGGCGCGGACTGCTTGGGCACCTCGCACCGGCAGGGCGCGGCCAGCGTGCACCAGTTCGAGATCATGCCGCGTCCGCCCGAGGAGCGGGCCGACTCGACCCCGTGGCCGACCTACCCACTGATGTACCGGGTTTCCTCGGCGCACGAGGAGGGCGGCGAGCGGGTGTTCTCGGTGAACACCGAGCGCTTCGTCGGCGCGGACGGCAAGGTGACCGGTCTGGACGCGCACGAGGTCAAGATGGTCAACGGCCGCTTCGAGAAGGTCGAGGGCACCGACTTCACCCTCGAGGCCGACCTGGTGCTGCTGGCCATGGGCTTCGTCGGTCCCGAGAAGCCGGGCCTGCTCACCGATCTCGGCGTCGGCTACGACCAGCGCGGCAACGTGCAGCGCGACAAGAACTGGGCGACCAACGTTCCCGGCGTCTTCGTCGCGGGTGACATGGGTCGCGGCCAGTCGCTCATCGTCTGGGCCATCGCCGAAGGCCGCGCCGCGGCCGCGGGCGTCGACCGGTACCTGGAAGGCGAGACCGCCCTTCCGGCGCCGATCACCCCCACCATGGTGGCTCAGCGCTAG
- a CDS encoding cutinase family protein has product MQWKKIVAALGASATVMSGLVLGSGSASAAPGCPSLYVVAIPGTWETGRDKTPQPGMLSGVTRGLPSSAKVDYVTYAATAFPWEGEVYGNSKKEAVDTARGLIANMAQECGATKIALVGYSQGADAAGDLAAELGTGLGVVPPDRVAGVGLISDPRRSPTDIQVGPVAAGAGAGGPRVGGFGWLSDRTRTICALDDLYCATATDDFVTRFAGFLAQASDANPANMWRYQIEAGNILGDLMTSGGVPILQAQLTDSANQKRAKDLERFYKSQAHTLYGSYPVGGGQTAISWMHNWIAGMA; this is encoded by the coding sequence ATGCAGTGGAAGAAGATCGTCGCGGCTCTGGGCGCGTCCGCGACTGTGATGTCCGGCTTGGTTTTAGGCAGCGGTTCGGCGAGCGCCGCTCCCGGATGCCCGAGTCTGTACGTGGTGGCGATCCCCGGCACCTGGGAGACCGGGCGGGACAAGACCCCGCAGCCCGGCATGCTGTCCGGCGTCACGCGGGGCCTACCGTCCTCCGCAAAGGTCGACTACGTCACCTACGCCGCCACCGCCTTCCCCTGGGAGGGTGAGGTTTACGGCAACTCCAAGAAAGAGGCGGTCGACACCGCGCGCGGTCTGATCGCGAACATGGCGCAGGAGTGCGGCGCCACCAAGATCGCGCTGGTCGGCTACAGCCAGGGCGCGGACGCCGCCGGCGATCTCGCCGCCGAGCTCGGCACCGGTCTCGGTGTAGTGCCGCCCGACCGCGTCGCCGGTGTCGGCCTGATCTCCGATCCGCGCCGTTCGCCCACCGACATCCAGGTCGGCCCCGTCGCCGCGGGCGCGGGCGCGGGCGGTCCCCGGGTCGGCGGCTTCGGCTGGCTCAGCGACCGCACCCGCACCATCTGCGCGCTCGACGACCTCTACTGCGCGACCGCGACCGACGATTTCGTCACGCGGTTCGCAGGCTTCCTCGCCCAGGCGTCGGATGCCAACCCGGCCAATATGTGGCGCTACCAGATCGAGGCGGGCAACATTCTCGGCGACCTGATGACCTCGGGCGGTGTCCCGATCCTGCAGGCGCAGCTGACCGACTCGGCCAACCAGAAGCGCGCCAAGGACCTGGAGCGCTTCTACAAGTCGCAGGCGCACACCCTGTACGGTAGCTACCCCGTGGGCGGCGGCCAGACGGCCATCTCCTGGATGCACAACTGGATCGCGGGCATGGCCTGA
- a CDS encoding histidine phosphatase family protein → MQLILVRHAQPVRMLSSGGPADPELAPVGLEQAERVPGALGHHRVSRVVSSPQRRARETAAPTAAKLGLGVEIVDDLAEYDRDLPAYIPIEDAKVEFRDAYERIKAGHLPLQVDGAAFKARVHAAVADIVAAADPADTVVAFAHGGVVNVLLQEVLGLERPLTFPVDYCSITRILFSRTGRRTAATVNENGHVWDLLPRNIATR, encoded by the coding sequence GTGCAGTTGATTCTCGTTCGCCACGCCCAGCCGGTCCGGATGCTCAGTTCGGGCGGGCCGGCCGATCCGGAGTTGGCCCCGGTGGGGTTGGAGCAAGCCGAGCGGGTGCCCGGGGCGCTCGGTCATCATCGCGTCTCCCGGGTGGTGAGCAGCCCGCAGCGGCGGGCTCGGGAAACGGCGGCGCCGACGGCCGCGAAACTCGGACTCGGCGTCGAGATCGTCGACGATCTCGCCGAATACGATCGCGATCTGCCCGCCTACATTCCGATCGAGGATGCCAAGGTCGAGTTCCGCGACGCCTATGAGCGGATCAAGGCCGGGCATCTCCCGCTGCAGGTGGACGGTGCGGCGTTCAAGGCCAGGGTGCACGCCGCCGTCGCCGATATCGTCGCGGCCGCCGATCCGGCCGACACGGTCGTCGCCTTCGCACACGGCGGTGTGGTCAACGTGCTACTGCAAGAGGTCCTCGGGTTGGAAAGGCCGCTGACCTTTCCCGTCGACTACTGCTCGATCACCCGGATCCTGTTCTCCCGCACCGGACGCCGCACGGCCGCCACCGTCAACGAGAACGGGCATGTCTGGGACCTGTTGCCGCGCAATATCGCGACGCGCTGA
- a CDS encoding Uma2 family endonuclease, with translation MTVEPFPQWLRPPPGGFVAEDLDRLPDLPPHTELIDGSLVFVSPQAKFHMLVITLLDSALRHFAPAHLRVRREMTVTLGRDQRPEPDLLVIHADRDGGPELTSYRADDVVLAVEVVSAESRTRDRERKPQLYARARIAHFWRVENAEGRPVVYAYELDPATTTYALTGIHHDRLKLTVPFDMDIDLTEIDRL, from the coding sequence ATGACCGTCGAGCCGTTTCCGCAGTGGCTGCGTCCGCCGCCGGGCGGATTCGTCGCCGAGGATCTCGATCGCCTGCCTGATCTTCCCCCCCACACGGAGCTGATCGACGGGAGTCTCGTTTTCGTGAGTCCGCAGGCGAAGTTTCACATGCTGGTCATCACCCTGCTCGACTCCGCGCTCCGTCATTTCGCTCCGGCTCACCTGCGGGTGCGGCGGGAGATGACGGTGACGCTCGGGCGGGATCAGCGTCCCGAACCCGACCTGCTGGTCATCCATGCTGACCGGGACGGCGGTCCAGAGCTCACTTCCTATCGAGCCGACGACGTCGTCTTGGCGGTCGAAGTCGTGTCGGCGGAATCGCGTACTCGGGATCGAGAGCGTAAGCCACAACTGTATGCCCGAGCGAGGATCGCGCATTTCTGGCGAGTCGAGAATGCAGAGGGCCGCCCGGTTGTCTATGCCTACGAACTGGATCCGGCCACGACGACATACGCGCTCACCGGCATCCACCACGATCGCCTGAAGCTGACCGTGCCGTTCGATATGGATATCGACCTCACCGAGATCGATCGGCTGTAA
- the lysX gene encoding bifunctional lysylphosphatidylglycerol synthetase/lysine--tRNA ligase LysX encodes MTSTQAQQHLDTGPPAEKPAPPVPHRGHGRLSEVPHIAGSTLGVFAVLCFLWSLSPGLRFLTHVPRHYIDTYYFDAPDTNLMWALVVGLTAGAIASRKRIAWWLLVGYLAIYAVINGVTFAERGSIHALVAMVVHLAVIGVLIAAWPEFYTKVRRGAGWKALGVLAGGLAGGALLGWGLVELFPGSLPPGVQRPGWAIYRVTAAVLADNEHFDGHPPPFVNFLLGLFGAAALLAAVIVLLRSQRAANAMTGTDESAIRGLLERSDVEDSLGYFATRRDKAVVFAPSGKAAVTYRVELGVCLAGGDPVGIREAWPQAIDAWLRQADRFGWAPAVMGASELGATAYRRAGLSALRLGDEAILDTRNFSLAGPEMKPVRQAANRLRRHGVGVRIRRHRDIPAEEFPRIITRADHWRDTETERGFSMALGRLGDPLDGDCLLVEAVNPQGRVLGMLSLVPWGRTGASLELMRRDPGGPNGVMELMISQLALNSEQYGITKVSLNFAVFRSVFEEGGQIGAGPVLRLWRGVLLFFSRWWQLEALYRSNVKYQPHWVPRFFLFEERRQLPRVAVASALAEGFLPRLGKEPDTATHTGVHTAVPATVTGLHADGSPPDIAEIEGEEQLPRRPEQVRVRMDKLTRLTDSGIEPYPVAYPPTHTVADARRSPRGTTVRVCGRLLRIRDYGGVIFAVVRDWTDDIQLVIDRDRVGADRSAEFGEFFDLGDLIEVSGQIGTSRRGELSLLAADWRMLGKCLHPLPDKWKGLADPEARVRQRYVDMAINTEIREVLAKRSAVVRSLRDSLNSWGYLEVETPILQQVHGGANATPFVTHINAYDLDLYLRIAPELYLKRLCVGGMEKVFEIGRTFRNEGVDFSHNPEFTILEAYEAHSDYERMMHTCRTLIQNAAIAANGAMVALRPNGNGTFEEVDISGEWRVQTVHGAVSEAIGAQITPQTTVEELRELCERAEVPYQHGWDAGQVVLEMYEHLVESRTEEPTFYIDFPTSVSPLTRQHRNIPGVAERWDLVAWGVELGTAYSELTDPVDQRRRLTEQSLLAANGDPEAMELDEDFLQALEHAMPPTGGLGMGVDRIVMLITGRSIRETLPFPLVKPR; translated from the coding sequence GTGACCTCCACGCAAGCCCAGCAACATCTCGACACCGGACCACCCGCGGAAAAACCGGCTCCACCGGTTCCACACCGGGGTCACGGACGCCTTTCGGAAGTGCCGCATATCGCGGGGTCGACGCTCGGTGTATTCGCGGTGCTGTGCTTCTTGTGGAGCCTCTCGCCCGGACTGCGTTTCCTGACCCACGTGCCGCGCCACTATATCGATACCTATTACTTCGACGCGCCGGACACGAATCTGATGTGGGCGCTGGTCGTCGGCCTGACGGCGGGCGCGATCGCCAGCCGCAAACGAATCGCCTGGTGGTTGCTGGTCGGTTATCTCGCCATCTACGCGGTGATCAACGGCGTCACTTTCGCCGAGCGGGGCAGCATTCACGCGCTGGTGGCGATGGTGGTGCACCTCGCCGTCATCGGCGTGCTGATCGCGGCATGGCCGGAGTTCTACACCAAGGTGCGCCGCGGCGCGGGGTGGAAGGCGCTCGGCGTGCTGGCCGGTGGTCTCGCGGGCGGCGCGCTGCTCGGCTGGGGCCTGGTGGAATTGTTCCCCGGCAGCCTCCCGCCGGGCGTGCAGCGACCGGGTTGGGCGATCTACCGCGTGACGGCGGCGGTGCTGGCGGACAACGAGCACTTCGACGGGCATCCTCCGCCGTTCGTCAATTTCCTGCTCGGCCTGTTCGGCGCCGCCGCGCTGCTGGCGGCGGTGATCGTCCTGCTGCGCTCGCAGCGGGCGGCGAACGCGATGACCGGCACCGACGAGTCGGCGATCCGCGGATTGCTGGAGCGCTCGGACGTGGAGGATTCCCTCGGCTATTTCGCCACACGCCGGGACAAGGCGGTGGTATTCGCCCCGAGCGGCAAGGCCGCGGTGACCTACCGTGTGGAGCTGGGTGTCTGCCTGGCCGGCGGCGATCCGGTCGGCATTCGCGAGGCGTGGCCGCAGGCGATCGACGCCTGGCTGCGGCAAGCGGATCGATTCGGGTGGGCTCCCGCGGTGATGGGAGCGAGCGAACTCGGTGCGACGGCGTACCGGCGCGCGGGTCTGTCCGCGCTGCGCCTCGGCGACGAAGCCATTCTGGACACCAGGAACTTCTCGCTGGCCGGTCCGGAGATGAAGCCGGTGCGTCAGGCCGCGAACCGGCTGCGCAGACACGGTGTCGGGGTGCGCATTCGCAGGCACCGCGATATACCGGCGGAGGAGTTCCCCCGGATCATCACCCGCGCGGACCACTGGCGCGATACCGAGACCGAGCGCGGGTTCTCCATGGCGCTGGGCAGATTGGGCGATCCGCTGGACGGCGACTGCTTGCTGGTCGAGGCGGTCAACCCGCAGGGCCGGGTGCTCGGCATGCTGTCGCTGGTTCCGTGGGGCCGCACCGGCGCCTCGCTGGAGCTGATGCGCCGCGACCCCGGCGGCCCCAACGGCGTGATGGAGCTGATGATCTCGCAGCTCGCGCTCAATTCCGAGCAGTACGGCATCACCAAGGTGTCGTTGAACTTCGCCGTGTTCCGCTCGGTGTTCGAAGAGGGCGGCCAGATCGGGGCCGGTCCCGTGCTGCGTTTGTGGCGGGGCGTGCTGCTGTTCTTCTCGCGCTGGTGGCAGCTCGAGGCGCTGTATCGCTCGAACGTGAAGTATCAGCCGCACTGGGTGCCCCGGTTCTTCCTGTTCGAAGAGCGCAGGCAGCTGCCGCGGGTCGCGGTGGCCAGCGCCTTGGCGGAGGGCTTCCTGCCGCGGCTCGGCAAAGAGCCCGACACCGCGACGCACACCGGCGTGCACACCGCCGTGCCCGCGACCGTGACGGGCCTGCACGCCGACGGCAGCCCGCCGGACATCGCGGAGATCGAGGGTGAGGAGCAGTTGCCGCGCAGGCCCGAACAGGTCCGCGTGCGCATGGACAAACTGACGCGGCTCACCGATTCCGGTATAGAGCCCTACCCGGTCGCCTATCCGCCGACGCATACCGTCGCCGACGCGCGGCGTTCCCCGCGCGGCACCACGGTCCGGGTCTGCGGCAGGCTGCTGCGCATCCGCGACTACGGCGGCGTGATCTTCGCGGTGGTCCGCGACTGGACCGACGACATCCAGCTGGTCATCGATCGCGACCGGGTCGGCGCCGACCGCAGCGCCGAGTTCGGCGAGTTCTTCGATCTCGGTGATCTGATCGAGGTGAGCGGCCAGATCGGGACCAGCAGGCGTGGTGAGCTCTCGCTGCTCGCGGCGGATTGGCGAATGCTGGGCAAGTGCCTGCACCCGCTGCCGGATAAGTGGAAGGGGCTGGCCGATCCCGAGGCCAGGGTGCGGCAGCGCTACGTCGACATGGCGATCAACACCGAGATCCGCGAGGTGCTGGCCAAGCGGAGCGCGGTGGTGCGCTCACTGCGGGACTCGTTGAACTCCTGGGGTTACCTGGAAGTGGAGACGCCGATCCTGCAACAGGTGCACGGTGGCGCCAACGCCACGCCGTTCGTCACCCACATCAACGCCTACGACCTCGACCTGTACCTACGGATCGCGCCCGAGCTCTATCTGAAGCGGCTGTGCGTGGGCGGTATGGAGAAGGTGTTCGAGATCGGGCGGACCTTCCGCAACGAGGGCGTCGACTTCAGCCACAACCCCGAGTTCACCATTCTCGAAGCCTACGAGGCGCACAGCGACTACGAGCGCATGATGCACACCTGCCGCACGCTGATCCAGAACGCCGCGATCGCCGCCAACGGCGCGATGGTGGCCTTGCGGCCCAATGGGAACGGGACCTTCGAGGAGGTCGACATCTCCGGCGAGTGGCGTGTGCAGACGGTGCACGGCGCGGTGTCGGAGGCGATCGGAGCGCAGATCACGCCGCAGACCACGGTCGAGGAGTTGCGCGAACTGTGTGAGCGGGCCGAAGTGCCTTATCAGCACGGCTGGGACGCCGGCCAAGTGGTGCTGGAGATGTACGAGCACCTGGTCGAATCCCGCACCGAGGAGCCGACGTTCTACATCGACTTCCCGACCTCGGTGTCCCCGCTGACCAGGCAGCATCGCAATATCCCCGGCGTCGCCGAGCGATGGGACCTCGTCGCCTGGGGCGTCGAACTCGGTACGGCCTACAGCGAACTCACCGACCCGGTGGACCAGCGACGCAGGCTCACCGAGCAGTCACTGCTGGCGGCCAACGGGGACCCGGAGGCCATGGAACTCGACGAGGACTTCCTGCAGGCGCTCGAGCACGCCATGCCGCCGACCGGTGGGCTCGGTATGGGCGTGGACCGGATCGTCATGCTGATCACCGGACGCAGCATTCGCGAGACCTTGCCGTTCCCGTTGGTAAAACCACGCTGA
- a CDS encoding RNA-binding S4 domain-containing protein, protein MSEPVEVPIDEDVIRLGQFLKLANMIESGSEAKTVIAAGLVRVNDEVELRRGRQLHVGDVVALAGHKAIVSA, encoded by the coding sequence ATGTCGGAACCAGTCGAAGTACCGATCGATGAGGACGTTATTCGGCTCGGCCAGTTTCTGAAGCTGGCCAACATGATCGAATCCGGTTCGGAGGCGAAGACGGTGATCGCCGCCGGATTGGTGCGGGTGAACGACGAGGTGGAACTGCGGCGCGGGCGCCAGCTGCACGTCGGTGACGTGGTCGCCCTCGCTGGGCACAAGGCCATCGTGTCCGCCTGA
- the rraA gene encoding ribonuclease E activity regulator RraA codes for MTESQNVIATADLADEIGPDIRSCDTQFIQFGGRAAFSGRITTIRCFQDNLLVKQTLGEPGEGKVLVVDGGASVHTALVGDIIAGRGVENGWAGVVVNGAVRDSAILRTLDIGIKALGTNPRKSTQTGSGDRDVPVEFGGITFVPGEMLYSDHDGIVVRAED; via the coding sequence GTGACCGAATCGCAGAATGTAATCGCCACCGCCGACCTGGCCGACGAGATCGGCCCGGACATCCGCAGCTGCGACACGCAGTTCATCCAGTTCGGCGGGCGTGCGGCGTTCTCCGGACGCATCACCACCATCCGCTGCTTCCAGGACAATCTGCTGGTGAAGCAGACGCTCGGTGAGCCGGGCGAGGGCAAGGTGCTGGTGGTCGACGGCGGTGCGAGCGTGCACACGGCGCTGGTCGGCGACATCATCGCCGGGCGCGGCGTCGAGAACGGCTGGGCCGGCGTCGTCGTCAACGGCGCGGTCCGCGACTCCGCCATCCTGCGCACCCTGGACATCGGCATCAAGGCGCTGGGCACCAATCCGCGTAAGAGCACGCAGACCGGTAGTGGTGACCGCGATGTGCCGGTCGAGTTCGGCGGGATCACTTTCGTGCCCGGCGAGATGCTCTACAGCGACCACGACGGCATCGTCGTGCGCGCCGAGGACTGA
- a CDS encoding DUF5313 domain-containing protein: MKAPTLRQRIAYDLGRELPEELHEWVIHDLVGHGAMERYLVRFLGPIIPFFALVLLFPGPLPLKIGLIVMMIIPLVVFTVALSYVWRRFRLVQHGLNPELVDHGKITDHDRDLYELRYGHR, from the coding sequence ATGAAAGCCCCCACGTTAAGGCAACGGATCGCCTACGATCTGGGCCGCGAGCTCCCCGAGGAGCTGCACGAGTGGGTCATCCACGACCTCGTCGGACACGGGGCCATGGAGCGATATCTCGTCCGTTTTCTCGGGCCGATCATCCCGTTCTTCGCCTTGGTGCTGCTGTTCCCCGGGCCTTTGCCCCTGAAAATCGGCTTGATCGTGATGATGATCATTCCGCTGGTCGTCTTCACGGTCGCGCTCAGCTACGTCTGGCGCCGCTTCCGCTTGGTCCAGCACGGCCTGAACCCCGAACTGGTCGACCACGGCAAGATCACCGACCACGACCGCGACCTCTACGAACTGCGCTACGGACACCGATAG
- a CDS encoding DUF5313 domain-containing protein has product MVSAKPSFGQRIGYICGRTLPESMSDWVRDDLVGPGATRRYLLRFLVPVLPVLMLFLLLPGPLWMGLAMMALLYIPLIYFTVALLYVYRRHRLIKHGLDPALADADARLRDERERLDYERRHGRG; this is encoded by the coding sequence GTGGTGAGCGCCAAACCTTCGTTCGGTCAGCGAATCGGCTACATCTGTGGCCGCACGCTGCCGGAATCGATGTCCGACTGGGTGCGCGACGATTTGGTCGGTCCCGGCGCTACGCGGCGTTATCTGCTGCGGTTCCTGGTTCCGGTGCTGCCGGTGCTCATGCTGTTCCTGTTGCTGCCCGGCCCGTTGTGGATGGGGCTGGCGATGATGGCGCTGCTGTACATCCCGCTGATCTATTTCACCGTGGCGCTGCTGTACGTCTACCGGCGTCACCGGTTGATCAAGCACGGTCTCGATCCCGCGCTCGCGGACGCCGACGCCCGCCTACGGGACGAGCGGGAACGCCTCGACTACGAGCGCAGGCACGGACGAGGTTGA
- a CDS encoding SRPBCC family protein, with product MTEVKIVEDCAASAESAFAYVNDYQNLSRFLHGIQSFTPVGARTEGLGATFDGHMKLGPASLKSRIEVVRWEKDYAIGVKSIKGFDVESTFLFHDKGEGLCTVDAIVDYRVPGGLAGRALGKTIEPFVKIAVQHTTHNLVTQIAAFHARR from the coding sequence ATGACCGAAGTGAAGATCGTCGAGGATTGCGCGGCCTCGGCGGAGTCCGCGTTCGCATACGTGAACGATTACCAGAACCTGTCGCGCTTCTTGCACGGCATTCAATCCTTCACCCCGGTCGGTGCGCGGACCGAAGGACTCGGCGCCACTTTCGACGGGCACATGAAATTGGGGCCCGCCTCGCTGAAGTCGCGGATCGAGGTCGTCCGCTGGGAGAAGGACTACGCGATCGGCGTCAAGTCGATCAAGGGTTTCGATGTCGAGTCCACGTTCCTGTTCCACGACAAGGGCGAGGGCTTGTGCACGGTCGACGCGATCGTGGACTACCGGGTGCCCGGAGGCTTGGCGGGGCGAGCGCTGGGCAAGACCATCGAACCGTTCGTCAAGATCGCCGTGCAGCACACCACGCACAACCTGGTCACCCAGATAGCCGCATTTCACGCCCGAAGATAG
- a CDS encoding CopD family protein: protein MGGRGGARRAPRVTPWPALLPTVPAALLGVALAWVLILPGPLPGEAVVRVVADGVGSTALGLAALPRVTPRLRTPWRLLAVLAGIWWVAEFAVLIFEAAEVVGVPVSELGAADFGTYLVDVSGGQVGIAILVGVATVAVGSALAFRRPESTSADLVLVFAAVALALRPITGHMSQQAFGSVLAAVHALAAGAWFGLLIALVLVVRTRGEWAVALPRYSAVALPLVAVVAVTGLLNGLVRVGGMGAFVGTGYGRILLAKTAVLLALLALGWWWRRSWVPRAAGHRMDAKDSLRRAVTEVVVMALAFGLAATLAVTA from the coding sequence ATCGGCGGCCGGGGCGGCGCTCGGCGCGCTCCCCGCGTCACGCCTTGGCCCGCACTGCTACCAACCGTCCCCGCCGCGCTGCTCGGGGTCGCACTCGCCTGGGTGCTCATTCTGCCAGGGCCACTGCCCGGGGAGGCGGTGGTCCGGGTCGTGGCCGACGGGGTCGGTTCGACCGCGCTCGGATTGGCCGCTCTGCCCAGGGTGACGCCGCGCCTGCGGACACCGTGGCGTCTGCTCGCGGTCCTGGCCGGGATCTGGTGGGTCGCCGAGTTCGCCGTGCTGATCTTCGAGGCGGCCGAAGTGGTCGGCGTTCCGGTGAGCGAACTCGGCGCCGCGGATTTCGGCACCTACCTGGTGGACGTCAGCGGTGGACAGGTGGGGATCGCCATCCTGGTCGGCGTGGCGACGGTGGCCGTCGGGTCCGCGCTGGCCTTCCGGCGGCCCGAGTCCACCTCCGCCGACCTGGTCCTGGTGTTCGCCGCGGTGGCGCTGGCATTGCGGCCGATCACCGGACACATGTCGCAGCAGGCGTTCGGCTCGGTGCTCGCCGCGGTGCACGCGTTGGCGGCGGGCGCCTGGTTCGGGCTGCTGATCGCACTGGTACTGGTCGTGCGGACCCGCGGCGAGTGGGCGGTCGCGCTGCCGAGATATTCGGCGGTGGCGCTGCCCTTGGTGGCGGTCGTCGCGGTGACCGGGCTGCTCAACGGACTGGTCCGAGTCGGTGGGATGGGTGCGTTCGTCGGCACCGGCTACGGCCGGATCCTGCTCGCCAAGACCGCGGTGTTGCTCGCGTTGCTCGCGCTCGGCTGGTGGTGGCGGCGCAGCTGGGTGCCGCGGGCGGCAGGCCACCGGATGGACGCGAAGGACTCGTTGCGTCGCGCGGTCACCGAGGTGGTCGTGATGGCGCTCGCCTTCGGTCTGGCCGCGACGCTCGCGGTCACCGCCTGA
- a CDS encoding copper resistance protein CopC, whose translation MTRRLLSALVTGLFLLGFGIAATGVAAAHSAATGSVPEDKATVDSGPARVSVMFNEELQPSFPSLTVVGPDGNLWSKGEPVVEGNTVSVALGELGPVGEYTIAYRVTSADGHPVSGKRQFTLSKPGNGAPGPKPNAKAGDSSDDSGGIPLWVFVAGAVALFGGGLAFALFGGRSRGAKR comes from the coding sequence ATGACCCGCCGCCTGCTCAGCGCCCTCGTGACGGGCCTGTTCCTGCTCGGCTTCGGCATCGCCGCGACCGGAGTCGCCGCCGCGCACTCCGCTGCCACCGGAAGCGTCCCGGAGGACAAAGCGACGGTGGACAGCGGCCCGGCGCGCGTCAGCGTCATGTTCAACGAGGAACTGCAACCCAGCTTCCCGTCGCTCACCGTCGTCGGGCCGGACGGCAATCTGTGGTCCAAGGGTGAGCCGGTGGTCGAGGGCAACACGGTCAGCGTCGCTCTGGGCGAGCTGGGTCCGGTCGGCGAGTACACCATCGCCTACCGCGTGACCTCGGCCGACGGGCACCCGGTCAGCGGCAAGCGCCAGTTCACGCTCAGTAAGCCGGGCAACGGCGCGCCGGGACCGAAACCGAACGCCAAAGCCGGCGACAGCTCCGACGACTCGGGCGGGATTCCGCTGTGGGTGTTCGTCGCCGGCGCGGTCGCGCTGTTCGGCGGCGGACTCGCGTTCGCGTTGTTCGGCGGCAGGAGCCGCGGCGCGAAGCGGTGA